Part of the Nicotiana sylvestris chromosome 5, ASM39365v2, whole genome shotgun sequence genome is shown below.
aaacaaataatgatttttgaaaacccaaattcgaattcaaagcttcaaagctttttaatggctgtcaatggtggaattgctcctctcttttcctttgctttacattactgaaatttaAGATtgcgagatagagagagacgtagagagaattctcaattctttgcaacaacattcaatccaaacaaacaatgtcttttgaaaacccaaattcgaattcaaaactttttaatggttgtcaatggttgaggggttacagattttcgcaggttttagaagaggaaatagtgggtgattgaagaggaaatcgtggggtgtggtttgatacgtgggtgaggagtgggatttggagagagaaacttggggAAATGAGAATATACGgtagagttaaattaggagactaattaataccattaaaatacataaaatatacataaatgataattaggtatataaaaggtaattatattaaaagttaagcatGGAGGGTAATAGAGTTTACTATATGACATAGAAATGTAAAAATCTCTTTTTTAATTACCTGTCCGAAAATTGACAAGTCCGTGCTACTTTGACTTCTTTCTGATATCCGAAGACGTAAACTTTGCAGTACGTTTACAATCGACCCACGACCCAagtaaggctgtattgtgggTCGGGCCTAGCCCGGGACCGTTAGCAAACGGGCCGGTTCAAACGGGTCGGTCCCTACCGGTCCTAAAAGCCCACTGTGGGCCGGTCCTCACCAAATAGAccgcgagcccgggaccgtttagcccgggatcggcaggcgggcctgggccagTTTAACTGAGCCAAACGAGCCAAACgactattttcaaaaaaaaaaaaaattagaaattgGTCAATGATTTTATATTTAAAAACTAGTCGTTGGCCTGCCAATTTAGCTGTTTAGATTTTTAATAAATAGttatttggcccccaaactttgttttaaccaaactttttataattacactttttctctattctcaactataaatacccctcattctttcatttttactcacaaattcatcaatctctctcatttctcaaactcaaattgaagcattcaagtcttcactcatctctcatttctcaaactcaaattcttaattcaagttaaatcatgcccggTGATTCTAGATTGCGcccatttgttttggaacactttaatgtggtagaaagaaatgaagaagtttacataataaagtgcaagaactgtggtcgagtCTACACTCATCGTCCAAAATTGGAGGGCACATGCTGTTTAAGGAAGCATATAAAGAGTTGTCTTGCGCGTTCTTCAAAcattcgtatttaagattttaagtaatttgagacaatctgtgttattttaaaattattagacgtattatgCTTAACGTTTTagttttgttagattaatttgaagtattatgttgaagatattgaactttaatttgaattattaaatgtaaactttaatttgcCGTTTTAATACCgaatctttatatatatatatatatatatatatatataatttacaagaaattgctttagataaaaaaaaattcaaaaaaaaatagcccggaacACTTAGGCCCGGGACCATATGGGTTTAGGCCCGTAGTGGGCCAGTTCCACCCTCCAGGACCGCTAAGCCCAGGACCATTTGGCTCGGAATCGCCAGAGACCGACCCGccagagcccgggaccgtttggcccggcccgtttagcccatttaggcccgggcccggACCAGAATACAGTCTTAGGCCCAAGTTGAGGCAAGACGAAACCAGTCCGCATCTGAATGGATTGTCTATTATACCCTTATATATGTTCTGTCACGAGGATAAATTAGTAATTGTGGCGAAACATTCAGAAGCTGCTCTCTCGCCCTGCTCCTCCGTCTCTCACTCAATTTCTTCTCCTCTGTTGGTCTTGCCTGTTTTCCTCTCAAAGTTTCTCCATCTAGCTCCTGCTTGGGCTCGATATGTGTGTTGTACTTCTCCATTCTGGTGAGTATTTTTGCTCCATCCCGATTGTTGCTAATGGGATTTTGCTGGTTTCTGTTTTTAATCCAACGTATGTCAGTAATCGCATCTGATTTACACATGCATGTTTCGAAATAGATACCCAATTGCATGATTTTGAGGATACAAATCTgatttttttgaaaaatcaaaCTTTAACTCCTTTTTCCCGatgtttctcttcttttttctctttgttGATGGTCAAATGGTGTGTTTTCAAAACTGCCTATCAAGTGTGCGAGTTGCtatgttttgtttttttggtcTTGCAATCAAAAAGTAGGAGTTATTGGGAAAAGAACTTGCACAATTCAAGTTATTTAATTTGCTTAGGTATCAGAAAGAAACAGAAAGTTTTACGTAATAGCTAAAGACACAACTGTCACCTGGTATTTGATCGTCCACTTGAAAGAAGTCTGTCTGGTATGCCAATCTGGTTCAAGGTGTTTGATGGTATGCCTGAAACAGTAGAATACCAATTTTTTCCAGGTGTTCCATGATATGCTCATCTATCATTCAGGAAATACAAGGTACATTATTACTTAAAATGGACAGTATCGTTAGCCTATCTATCTTGTGTTTCATTTTTGTCTTTTGGTTGGAAACCCCAACCCTTTAAATCCTGATACCATAACAAGAGAATTTGAAATTAAAACTTAATATCATAATAAGAGAATTTGGAATCAACTAATGAGGTATCGATTCTTTGAATTACATTTGAAGTTAATAAAAATGTACTATAAATCTATATTTTCACGAATTATTGTCTCTGTGTATGTGTGTATAGAATTTGAAGGATTACATATATGAACCAACTATGATAGCAAATATTTTGGGAAAGCAAGCAATCCTTCCGAGCCCTCTGTCATCTTCATATATCACTTAAGGCCGGCCCTGAACATGTGTGCTTTACTTACACGGTTTCTGTTAGGATTTTGCCAATCATCTCATGAAACTTGCATTAGTTAGTGGACCGCATTTTAATTTTCCCACTCATAAGAGGTGTGTATACAACGGAAGTTTGTTTTGAAAGATATAAATTTCAGGTTCATGCCTGAGATCAGTTCATCAAGACGAATAGAAGGAGCCTAAAATTTTTGAACCTCAATACCTGTCAGAATACCTGTcgttgaagaaatagatgaagcaAAAATGAGAACAAAACTAAAGTCCTCAACTATATCGAAGTTCTTTTCTCTGCTGTTGATCATGCTCATGATTGCTTTTGTTGTATCGATTACTGATTCTCCATTAGCTGAGGTAAATGAGGCTGATAGCTCAGAAAACGATCTAGAACAAGGACAGTATGACTTGGAGATTGAACATGTTTCTTTAGTTATCCTAGCTGAGGGGAATCAATACTCTGATAGTTCAGAAAGGGATCTAGACCAAGGGCATCTTACAGCTTCATATCTTCAGCTTGAGTTGGCTGAAACGACTATGAGTTTTGATTCTGTACTTGAGTCAGTGAACCACATTAATACTGAAAGCTTAAGCTCTGTGAAAGACGATTTTGCTTCTGAAGATGCCCAACCTTTGAAAATGCTGCAGAGATCTCCGATTGATAGAAATGGAGGTAATGTTGGAGCATTCCATATCCTGGGAATTTCCTCATCCTCACTTGTCCTGGGTTTGCTAGCTGCGACAGTTCTCCAGCTCTATCTAAAGAGGAGATGTGATAAGATCATTCTTCATCCCGTAGATGAAGTCTCAAGTAAGAATATTGTAGATGAACTTCAAATTCACCAGCATCTGCCTGCGCTTATTATCAAATTGATAGTTGATAGAATATTATATGTAGATATACTAGCGAAATCATACAGTAAGAGGTCGCTTTGTAGCTGGTTAGGAGAAAAGTTATCTATGTATTGGGGGCAACATAACTTATACAATGTTTGGTAGCCATTAGTTATTTTGTACAAAattcagcataactaataccatgtTTGGTTGTCATTTTACAATTCTACATAAATAGTACATGTATAAGTTACGAGTCAATCTGTGTATTATTTTATGCGGGGTAGAAGATGAAATAACTAATACATGTATTAGTCATACATGGATAAAATATTGAAATGACAAATTTACCCCTATCATTTTACACATAAAGGCTTCCTTCTATACATGTGATTTTCTTTGTCCAAGGTCGGACTCTCGTCAGGCTCTCCAATAATTGTTCCTCCTAATGTGACAGAACATAATGTTGTCAAAGAGAAAGAATATTCCTCTCAAAACTGGCCAACAGAGGTTGATGTCTCAGGGGAGTACTCTTGTACTTCAGAAATGAGCTGCAGCTTTCAGATGAGTTCAACTTATAAAGAGAAATATCCCGAATCAGTAAATGATGACGAAGCTCAGAGCATAGAGAAGAAACCAAGAAAGAGTAATAGGAGAGAGTCCTTGGCTGCGTCTGATGAGTACTCAATGGGTTCACCTTCTTATGGAAGTATCACTACATACGAGAGGGTTCCTAGCAAGCATGCAAGTGGAACGGAAAATGCCATCATCCCCGTAAGGCGCTCAAGCAGAATTAGAAGCCATGTCCCTTCTTCAACATTTAGATTCTGAAGATGTTTTGCTTGTTTGCTAGAGCAGAACCAGAAGTCATGTAACAAGCAAACATCTTTTAGGCATAGTCATTCCTAACTAATACATTCTGACGCAATTGAAGTGATCCAGACGTAGTGATTTGTGttcttttttatgttttactTAGCTGATGGCTTTGATAGTGCAACTTTCTACATGCTGTTTCTGTAAGTGGAGAATTTCCAGTGATTTGTGCATAACCCTTTCTACATACTGACTCTGTGAGTTGAGGTTTTTCAGGTGGTTTGGTGTAACACTTTGCTTGACCTCCTTGTAGTAGCTGGGGCACTGAAGATCAACCTGGTAGATCAGTTAATGTTGATGGGTTAGCTTCAAGAGGAGGAAACTTTTCCCTCActggaaaaatagaaaaaagtcTTATATGGTTTGAATATTTTGAGAGAGGTTTTGGAAGGAAACTAGAGTTTGActatatatctatattattataacattatgaatacaatgtcggtttataaaaataaccttataatattaagcattataactcataataaaaggacataaccggaattctagatattagcattataatcctattagttttaggacataatactacatGTTAGGAATCTTACATGATTACCTTTAGGAATactattagtataattactttcggCTGGCTAATTCATATAAAAATGAACAAGTAAATATCTTTAGTCATGCAATCTCATTACTTTCAGGATATACTTCTTAAGAattcctattactaatttaatttgaaaagtaatataatgtcctattactaatttaatttgagaatatattatattgtccaaatccATTTAGAAAAAGGAGAGCCtaaattattataaaagcataaatacaatattaatataccaaaatagcccaaaaagattAAACGGAAGAGCTCATAGGGAAAGGACATTACTGCAATAACCTTTTTTTTCAATACAATACCTTCTATgctaatttttaaaatttaagatttaaaaattaataaaatttatctattaattttttattaaaaatatgtaggaaGGTTTAATAAAGTCAATTTCATAAGAGTCCTCCGTATTGGCAATACATTACTACTCCATAATGTCCAATACCAAGAAAAGGAAAAGTAATATTGAATGGACTgtataaagagttgaaattgagaaaaaaataccccacaataatatatttttatattatgtttgaattatttttctactcaaataatattttttaatcaattttttgtctaatattaaaaaaatacccaattattaaacaattaagaaaatatttaagaatataaatgtatgagaaagaggaaaaaaaaggTTGGTAAGAGTCAATACCACTAATGATTCTATAGACATAAAGATCTAGAAGTTAAATGTCATATATAAttttttactctttgaaaataaaatttatgatGGATAAAATTATAACGAAGACTAAATATTCAAAAcaagagatgaactaatattaagatctAAATCAACATAGAATAGATTATTTTTATGTTAAaaccaaataattaaattttttaattaatta
Proteins encoded:
- the LOC104228859 gene encoding uncharacterized protein, translating into MRTKLKSSTISKFFSLLLIMLMIAFVVSITDSPLAEVNEADSSENDLEQGQYDLEIEHVSLVILAEGNQYSDSSERDLDQGHLTASYLQLELAETTMSFDSVLESVNHINTESLSSVKDDFASEDAQPLKMLQRSPIDRNGGNVGAFHILGISSSSLVLGLLAATVLQLYLKRRCDKIILHPVDEVSKHNVVKEKEYSSQNWPTEVDVSGEYSCTSEMSCSFQMSSTYKEKYPESVNDDEAQSIEKKPRKSNRRESLAASDEYSMGSPSYGSITTYERVPSKHASGTENAIIPVRRSSRIRSHVPSSTFRF